The genomic DNA CGTGCCGGCATCGACGTGCCGGACGACAGCGCGATAGCCATCTCATCCGAGGGGCTTTTGGGTGGCAACTACGTTGAAATCCTGCCCGGCGGGTCGCCGTTTCACTTTGAACCCGGCGATCAGGTCGAATTTACCCAAGGGTCGGTCAGCCTTGTTTCGCTATTGATGAAGTTTGTTGCAGGCGATCCCGAAGAGACGCCCAAATGAAAACGCTGGCCTTCATGGCGGCACTCGCAGTGCCGGGAATGGCCGTCGCCCAAGATGTCGGGATCGGGACCGGTGCGGTGTTGCGTGGACTGGAAAAAGTATCAGGCGAAATCGCCGATATCACGCTTCGTTCTGGCGAGCATGCGACCTTCGGGCGGCTCACGATCGAGATGTCGCAATGCCGTTATCCGCAGGGCGATCCGGCAGGCGATGCCTTTGCCTATCTCACGATACTGGAGGCCGATGATGAAACGCCACGCTTTGCTGGCTGGATGATCGCTTCGTCACCCGCGTTGAACGCGCTGGATCACCCGCGTTACGATGTTTGGGTCATGCGCTGTACCACCGAATAAGGCGTGGTGCAGAGCGGAACGTGATCGATGTCGGCGCGCCTGCGCAATGCCGCATCCAGACGTTTGCGATACTCCGCTCGACTGATTTCCACGGCCCCCAGCGTCGCCAGATGTGGCGTGATGAACTGCGTGTCAAACAGGGTAAAGCGGCAGCGAGCGAGATGGTCCACCAGATGCGCCAGCGCCAGCTTAGAGGCGTCCCGCTGCCGCGAGAACATGCTCTCGCCAAAGAATGCTGTCCCCAGCGTCACTCCGTAGACACCGCCGATCAGCGCACCGTTCGACATGACCTCGATCGAGTGCGCATGGCCGAGGTCGTGCAGCGCGATGTAGAGGCTTCGGATTTCATTACTGATCCACGTCTCTGGCCGGTCAGCACAGGCGTCTATCACATCGGCAAATGCCGCGTTCAGCGTGACCCGATATCCGGCGCGCCGCATCCGGCGCGACAATGAGCGTGATACATGAAATCCACCCAGTGGCAGCACGCCGCGTCTGCGTGGATCGACCCAGTATACCTCTGGATCGTTGCGATATTCGGACATCGGGAAAACGCCTGCTGCATAGGCATTGAGCAACAGTTGCGGCGTCAGATCGAAGTCCGCATCGCTATCGTCGGACTTCGCCACGCGTCACCCCCGCAGGTTCGTCTCCAGCCATTTTTCCAACCAATGGATGTTGTAGTTGCCAGACTGGATGTCGTCCTCGGCCAGAAGTGCGTGAAACAGCGGCACAGTGGTATCAACGCCATCGACGATCAACTCGCCCAATGCCCGCCCTAGTCGGGCCAATGCCGCCTGACGATCAGGGCCATGCACGATCAGCTTGCCGATCAGGGAGTCGTAGTAGGGCGGGATCGTGTAGCCATCATAGAGCGCGCTGTCGATCCGCACACCCAGGCCGCCGGGGGCATGAAATTGTGTGATCTTGCCTGGACGTGGCGAAAACTCGGGCAGCTTTTCGGCGTTGATGCGAACTTCGATGGCGTGGCCGTTAATGACCAGATCATCCTGAGTGAAGGACATTGGCAGCCCTTCGGCAACGCGGATCTGTTCGCGCACCAGATCGACACCAAAGATCGCTTCGGTCACGGGATGTTCGACCTGCAGACGGGTGTTCATCTCGATGAAGTAGAATTCGCCATTCTCATAGAGGAATTCGATCGTACCCGCGCCGATGTAATTGATTGCCGCAACCGCGTCGGCGCAGGTTTTGCCAATGGCGGCGCGTTCCTCGGGGGTGATGACCGGGCCGGGGGCCTCTTCGAATACTTTCTGGTGCCGACG from Roseovarius pelagicus includes the following:
- a CDS encoding DUF2155 domain-containing protein, yielding MKTLAFMAALAVPGMAVAQDVGIGTGAVLRGLEKVSGEIADITLRSGEHATFGRLTIEMSQCRYPQGDPAGDAFAYLTILEADDETPRFAGWMIASSPALNALDHPRYDVWVMRCTTE
- the aat gene encoding leucyl/phenylalanyl-tRNA--protein transferase, giving the protein MAKSDDSDADFDLTPQLLLNAYAAGVFPMSEYRNDPEVYWVDPRRRGVLPLGGFHVSRSLSRRMRRAGYRVTLNAAFADVIDACADRPETWISNEIRSLYIALHDLGHAHSIEVMSNGALIGGVYGVTLGTAFFGESMFSRQRDASKLALAHLVDHLARCRFTLFDTQFITPHLATLGAVEISRAEYRKRLDAALRRRADIDHVPLCTTPYSVVQRMTQTS